The Hemibagrus wyckioides isolate EC202008001 linkage group LG13, SWU_Hwy_1.0, whole genome shotgun sequence DNA window aaattctttaaatctttacatttttattctgcACAGTCTGGAGTTGTTGCAGCTTCATTTCACTACTGTTGTACTTGTACATGTTACGGATGTGACataaaaatcttgaatcttgagagATGATGCCCCGCCCCTAATGACTACATCATGGTGGAATGGTGCTGTggaaactaaaagaaaaagaatttcaGGAGGCGGAAAATAAAGACGATTTTATTTGTACTCCTCAGGAAGAGATGAGCAAGAAATACAAAATTAGATTGaactgtgtgtccatgtgtttaGAGAGATGAGATCAGACAGGTTGTTTTGATGATTGTtaactaataaataatgaacaaacAGAACCTGATCTTTCTACTTTGTTTATTTGATCAGTCATATTAAGATTTATTAATCACTAATAGGATGTAAATTGTGTCTAAAACGATATTTATGTGCACACAGGAGATGTTTCTCTTTCCAGCCTGTTCCTTCATGGTCTAAGTAATAAACTGGCTATGAATTAGCCGCATCCATTAGCTACATAAATTGAGGAACAAAGATCAGTTTAGCATGCTAATTCTAACAgcaataatttataataacttGTATATCTTATCTaattcatccacacacacacaccctcagagcTGAGAGTCACACATGGGCCTGCCTcgctgcagagtgtgtgtgcgccgaCTGCAGGCTTCCAGAAGCTTCTTCCTGGGTCCGAGCGGAACGTTGATGATGGCCAAGTTAGGCTCAGAGCACAGCATCAGAGCCTCCAGGTCCATCCGCTCCTTCAGGAACAGGGGCAGGAACTCGCCCAGACCTTGAGACACCAAGAACACCTCTAGAGGAGAGGAGCATGGCTGCAGTTCATCATACTCTtcatcatcgtcgtcgtcatcatcatcatcgtcgttGTCACCATACCACCGAAAATCCTGTGAGAGATATTTAGATATACGATAAAAAAGCAGTCTGAAATACAGAAAACAGCTGAAACTCCTCCAACCTGGAATTTCGGAGATGATGTGACAGGTATTCAATAAAACGTTTGAAAGCGACACACAGCTGTGATTTCAGACACAGCAACAAAGTGACATCATAACTGTAACaattacacaataaacaaatcTGAACAAACAGTAAAGGAAGTACTAGGAAGGAGTAGGGACGAGACGTCGCATGTGTACAGCATGTAGCTAGTACAGGtagcttgctttgctaatcCGAGAATGAAGCTTGTGCATGCAATCAACATGCTTtggacaggccacgcccaccagtgacaacagcagaagatgtgACACGCCTACAAAAAAATTGCATCGACTTGCTGCTAGTGAGAAAGTTGTTGAAAAGCTAATAAGTAATAgataaaaaatttaattcaataaaaataatagtttaaattaaattaaaataatagttacatttactgtgtttactatttataaactatttcatattcattttatttgttattatttagttattttagcaGGTAGCTTTATGTTTCCCgccactctctctctggtttagttttgtgtgtttttctaccTTTAAGCGTCTGTTCTGAAGACAGCTGCTGATGGTGTCCTGCTCCAGGCTCGGAGTTCGGAGACATACGCTCTCTCTAAAGTGAATATTCCGTTCTCTCCACAGTGACTCCTCACTTTCTTCACAGTACAGATTGACTTCATCTCCATCGTCGCCGTAATTCCTCCGGAAAACAAGCGTCCCGAGACCAGGCCTGGAGAACAGAGAATCCTGTCTGTGGTCATTGTACAAACCTGGGTCACTCACTGCGTGTGAAACCACGGCTACATCaggaccatcatcatcatcatggttgTCATTGGGATTTGGAGGGAACATGTTGCGAACGTGGAGTCGGCGACGAGGGTTTGTGTATGTCTCCTGCTTCAGGAACATCACGTCGTTCCCCAGCTGAAGCCCAGAAAGGGATCGCACACTTTTCCTTCCATCTTCAGAGACCTTAAAGGTTCCATCAGCCTGCTTGCTTTTCTCCAGACACTTCAGGATCTTCTTCCTACCTTTGGCCGTGGAGTTCAGCGTGACCTACAGGGATTAAAAATATAGAACAGCAACATAAAGGAGACTCCTCCTATACACAAACAGTAAACTCTGCCTCCTTCctcacagatgtgtgtgtatacctgcgTGTAGGTGACTCTGGAGTTAACGGTGTTGAATTGTGGGATATTTTTACGCCCGTTGCTGGAGAACCTCAGGGAACCGGACGCTCCTGAATCCATGGTCTCTTTCAGGAATTTTTTCTCCATGTGGCGTTGGTTTTCCTGCTGCAGTTCCGTGCAGCGTTTAATGCGTTGCTCTGCGTTACGGAACGCTCGCTCCTTCAGCTTCCTTACCAGCTTGGGATTCAGGCTGCTCTGCCTGGCGGCGACGGAGTCCAGATACCGCACGAGGTCCATGTGTCCTCGCACAGCTGCCACGTCCAGCGGCGTGTGGTAGTCATTATCCAAACACCACACGTTGGCACCGAAGGACACGAGGAAGGAAAGGCAGTCCAGGTGACCGCTGGCTGCGGCCAGGTGAAGAGGAGAGTTTCCCCAGAGATCACACTTATCCGGCTCGCCACTGAGACACAAAGAGTGGGGACATGAAGAGAGAGGACTAGAGaattcatttatcatttatttcttaGTGATTTATGAGTTTAAGAGAAATTATTCCTAGAAGCATTTACACCAGAAATCTAAAGCTATAAGTAGTTtgaaaaatgtgtgtattatgtatgagtgtatatatgtatatatatatatatatatcagtggtgggccatctctgctggcctaaacagcagtgatctgaatcactgacttgcgttttaatatatttaatatattttccatgaatgtgtattaaattattcccaatagtctattctctacatttcatagcttttctctcggttgcgctgcttccagtagtgtatatttatgataagagtatttatccaatcatatttcagacagtggatgacatcatgtgtcgccagggtgaaagaaatctgccttaaggccttcagaatcaatagtgcaggcgcccggagcttaaaataagtggcaatgaaactgttccattaaccaatcagatttggagttggtgtcactggggccatctagcaggcgtacGATTACATCAACAATTTCcctcctttgattggataattggagtagtcagaggcagtgacccgcccatatacagtgtttctatatttgctgcgtctcatttcggatgctgcgtcctctggAGATTGAAGGTTTTGCTGCATatggcatcaagaatgtcttttttgagtaataaaaattaaaaagtaataaagtaataaaaatatgtgtgtgtatgcgtgttgtggtgagtgtgtgggttgtggtgagcgtgtgtgtgtgtgtggaaacccCGGAGTCtcacagtgtgttagtgtgtgtaacagcaggcAGTGTCACAGAGCCAGTTTATGGACATCTGGACGAGACACGTGTGGAGAGACGTCCAGGGTTAGATCATCCTGAGAGAATGAACGAGTGAGGTGAGAAGCCTACAGCAtggtgacctttgacctttctTCATAGATGGCAGAATAAATAGCCTAATAAATATTCAGTGAATAGAGTCCTCATAAAACTGTCAGTGTGAAGAGTTTTCCCTTTATTTACCCTGAcctttctacacacacacacacacacacacacactcaccataacacacacacactcacactcaccacaacacacacacacacacacacacacacacacacacacaccacaacacacacatacacacacacacacacacacactcaccacaacacacacacacacacacacacacactcacactcaccacaacacacacacacacacacacacaccacaacacacacatacacaatatgaGTCTGGACTAATTCTTATGCACTTGTCCAATAAACAGCCAggcatgtttctctctctctctctctctctctctctctctcccctttattttattaacaaacCTTCAGCAGAGATAAGAATCAGGTTAATAAGGTGTTTTATTACCTAATGACCTTCTGCAGTTCAGACCTGAATAAAAAGCTCATTTCCTTTTCCACATCTCTACACATGCTGCTTTACATAAAATATATCCAATATAACAGATATAGATCAGataaaaaatgctaaaatagAACATTGTGAAGGTTTTATGGAGAAACTAATGAATACATTTTAGAGAAAAGGTTCCAGGTAGAAAAGGTTTTTCAAACCTTTTCTGAAAAATTTGGTTCTGAGaagaaagaacaataaaaagTGTACTTGTATTTTCCAGAACTGTGAACTATTACTAAGAGAAATTCCAGTATATTCAGCTCTATAAGAAAACATCACAAGCGcaaatctataaaaatcaaCTTTTGTAACCGGGGGCGGGGCCAGAGGGGACAGGAAGTAATCAAAAGAGCTTGTTTtagagtacaaaaaaaaaaaaacacttttgggGACTtcagaagaattaaaaaaactaattaaataGCGAGTtcttatgtatgtatgtgtgtgtacgcgagtgtgtgtatgtatgtatatatatatgtgtgtgtgtatgagtgtgtgtgtgtacatgctcgtgtgtatacgtgtgtctgtgtatgcgtatgtgagggtgtatgagtgtgtgtatttgtgtgaaagtgtgtgtgtgtgtacgtgtgtgtattaatgcgtGTATATgccagtatgtatgtgtgtttgtgtatgggtgtgtgtgtatttgtgtgtgtatatgcctgtgtgtatgtgtttcgcgtgtgtgtatgcgtgcatatttatgtgtgcatgtgtatatatgcgtgtgtgtgtgtatgtgtgtctgtacaagtttgtgtgtgtaatagtttgtgtatgtgtgtgtgtatgcatacatgtttgtttgtgcatgtgtgtgtatgcgtgtgtgtgtgtatgtgtgtctgtatgagtttgtatgtgtgtgtgtgtatgcatgtgtatgtatgtatgtgtgtgtgtgtatgcatgtgtatgtatgtgtgtgtgtatgtgtatgcatgtgtatgtatgtgtgtgtgtgtgtgtgtatgcatgtgtatgtatgtgtgtgtgtgtgtgtatgcatgtgtatgtatgtgtgtgtgtgtgtatgtgtgtctgtatgagtttgtgtgtgtaatagtttgtgtatgtgtgtgtgtatgcatgcatgtttgtttgtgcatgtgagtgtatgcgtgtgtgtgtgtatgtgtgtctgtatgagtttgtgtgtgtgtgtgtgtgtatgcatgtgtatgtatgtgtgtgtgtatgtgtatgcatgtgtatgtatgtgtgtgtgtgtgtgtatgcatgtgtatgtatgtgtgtgtgtatgcgtgcatgtttgtttgtgcatgtgtgtgtatatatgtgtgtgtatgtgtgtgtgtgtgtatgcatgtgtatgtatgtgtgtgtgtatgcgtgcatgtttgtttgtgcatgtgtgtgtatgcgtgtgtgtgtgtatgtgtgtctgtatgagtttgtgtgtgtgtgtgtgtatgcatgtgtatgtatgtatgtgtgtgtgtgtatgcatgtgtatgtatgtgtgtgtgtgtgtgtatgcatgtgtatgtatgtctgtgtgtgtgtgtatgcatgtgtatgtatgtgtgtgtgtgtgtatgcatgtgtatgtatgtatgtgtgtgtgtgtatgcatgtgtatgtatgtgtgtgtgtgtatgcatgtgtatgtatgtatgtgtgtgtgtgtatgcatgtgtatgtatgtgtgtgtgtgtgtatgcatgtgtatgtatgtgtgtgtgtgtgtgtgtgtatgcatgtgtatgtatgtgtgtgtgtgtgtgtgtatgcatgtgtatgtatgtgtgtgtgtgtgtatgcatgtgtatgtatgtgtgtgtgtgtgtgtgtgtatgcatgtgtatgtatgtgtgtgtgtgtgtgtatgcatgtgtatgtatgtgtgtgtgtgtatgcatgtgtatgtatgtgtgtgtgtgtgtatgcatgtgtatatatgtgtgtatgtatgcgtgcatgtttgtttgtgcatgtgtgtgtatgcgtgtgtgtgtgtatgtgtgtctgtatgagtttgtgtgtgtgtgtatgtgtgtgtgtgtgtatgcatgtgtatgtatgtatgtgtatgtatgtgtgtgtgtatgcatgtgtatgtatgtatgtgtatgtatgtgtgtgtatgcatgtgtatgtacagtatgtgtgtgtgtgtgtatgcatgtgtatgtacactatgtgtgtgtgtatgtgtatgtgtgtgtgtgtgtgtatgcatgtgtatgtatgtgtgtgtgtgtgtatgtatgtgtgtgtgtatgtgtgtgtgtgtgtatatgcatgtgtatgtatgtgtgtgtgcatgtgtgtgtatgtgtgtgtgtgtgtatatatgtgtgtgtatgtgtgtgtgtgtgtatatgcatgtgtatatatgtgtgtatgtatgcgtgcatgtttgtttgtgcatgtgtgtgtatgcgtgtgtgtgtgtatgtgtgtctgtatgagtttgtgtgtgtgtgtatgtgtgtgtgtgtgtgtatgcatgtgtatgtatgtatgtgtatgtatgtgtgtgtgtatgcatgtgtatgtacagtatgtgtgtgtgtgtgtgtgtgtgtatgcatgtgtatgtatgtgtgtgtatatatgtgtgtgtatgtgtgtgtgtgtgtatatgcatgtgtatatatgtgtgtatgtatgcgtgcatgtttgtttgtgcatgtgtgtgtatgcgtgtgtgtgtgtatgtgtgtctgtatgagtttgtgtgtgtgtgtgtgtatgcatgtgtatgtatgtgtgtgtgtgtgtgtatgcatgtgtatgtatgtgtgtgtgtgtgtgtatgcatgtgtatgtatgtgtgtgtgtgtgtatgcatgtgtatgtatgtgtgtatgtatgcgtgcatgtttgtttgtgcatgtgtgtgtatgcgtgtgtgtgtgtatgtgtgtctgtatgagtttgtgtgtgtgtgtatgtgtgtgtgtgtgtgtatgcatgtgtatgtatgtatgtgtatgtatgtgtgtgtgtatgcatgtgtatgtacagtatgtgtgtgtgtgtgtgtgtgtatgcatgtgtatgtacactatgtgtgtgtgtatgtgtatgtatgtgtgtatgcatgtttgtctgtgcatgtgtgtgtatgtgtgtgtgtgtgtatgtgtgtctgtatgagtttgtgtgtgtgtgtgtgtatgcatgtgtatgtatgtatgtgtgtgtgtgtatgcatgtgtatgtatgtgtgtgtgtatgtgtatgcatgtgtatgtatgtgtgtgtgtgtatgcatgtgtatgtatgtgtgtgtgtgtgtgtgtgtatgcatgtgtatgtatgtgtgtgtgtgtgtgtatgcatgtgtatgtatgtgtgtgtgtgtgtatgtatgtgtgtatgcatgtttgtctgtgcatgtgtgtgtatgcgtgtgtgtgtatgtgtgtctgtatgagtttgtgtgtgtgtgtgtgtgtgtgtatgcatgtgtatgtatgtgtgtgtgtgtgtatgcatgtgtatgtatgtatgtgtgtgtgtgtatgcatgtgtatgtatgtgtgtgtgtgtgtatgcatgtgtatgtatgtgtgtgtgtgtgtgtgtgtatgcatgtgtatgtatgtgtgtgtgtgtgtgtatgcatgtgtatgtatgtgtgtgtgtgtgtgtatgcatgtgtatgtatgtgtgtgtgtgtgtgtgtatgcatgtgtatgtatgtgtgtatgtatgcgtgcatgtttgtttgtgcatgtgtgtgtatgcgtgtgtgtgtgtatgtgtgtctgtatgagtttgtgtgtgtgtgtatgtgtgtgtgtgtgtgtatgcatgtgtatgtatgtatgtgtatgtatgtgtgtgtgtgtatgcatgtgtatgtacagtatgtgtgtgtgtgtgtgtatgcatgtgtatgtatgtgtgtgtatatatgtgtgtgtatgtgtgtgtgtgtgtatgtatgtgtgtgtgtatgtgtgtgtgtgtgtatatgcatgtgtatgtatgtgtgtgtgtatgcatgtgtatgtatgtgtgtgtatatatgtgtgtgtatgtgtgtgtgtgtgtatatgcatgtgtatatatgtgtgtatgtatgcgtgcatgtttgtttgtgcatgtgtgtgtatgcgtgtgtgtgtgcatgtgtgtctgtatgagtttgtgtgtgtgtgtgtgtgtatgcatgtgtatgtatgtatgtgtgtgtgtgtatgcatgtgtatgtatgtgtgtgtgtgtatgcatgtgtatgtatgtgtgtgtgtgtgtgtatgcatgtgtatgtatgtgtgtgtgtgtatgcatgtgtatgtatgtgtgtgtgtgtgtgtatgcatgtgtatgtatgtgtgtgtgtgtgtatgcatgtgtatgtatgtgtgtgtatatatgtgtgtgtatgtgtgtgtgtgtgtatgcatgtgtatatatgtgtgtatgtatgcgtgcatgtttgtttgtgcatgtgtgtgtatgcgtgtgtgtgtgtatgtgtgtctgtatgagtttgtgtgtgtgtgtatgtgtgtgtgtgtgtgtatgcatgtgtatgtatgtgtgtgtatatatgtgtgtatgtgtgtgtgtgtgtgtatgcatgtgtatgtatgtatgtgtatgtatgtgtgtgtgtatgcatgtgtatgtacagtatgtgtgtgtgtgtgtgtgtatgcatgtgtatgtatgtatgtgtgtgtgtgtatgcatgtgtatgtatgtgtgtgtgtgtgtgtatgcatgtgtatgtatgtgtgtgtgtgtgtatgcatgtgtatgtatgtgtgtgtgtgtgtgtatgcatgtgtatgtatgtgtgtgtgtgtgtgtatgcatgtgtatgtatgtgtgtgtgtgtgtatgcatgtgtatgtatgtgtgtatgtatgcgtgcatgtttgtttgtgcatgtgtgtgtatgcgtgtgtgtgtgtatgtgtgtctgtatgagtttgtgtgtgtgtgtatgtgtgtatgtgtgtgtgtgtgtatgcatgtgtatgtatgtgtgtgtgtgtgtgtatgcatgtgtatgtatgtgtgtgtgtgtgtatgcatgtgtatgtatgtgtgtgtgtgtgtgtatgcatgtgtatgtatgtgtgtgtgtgtgtatgtatgtgtgtgtgtatgtgtgtgtgtgtgtatgtgtgtgtgtgtgtatatgcatgtgtatgtatgtgtgtgtgtatgcatgtgtatgtatgtgtgtgtatatatgtgtgtgtatgtgtgtgtgtgtgtgtatgcatgtgtatgtacagtatgtgtgtgtgtgtgtgtgtgtgtatgcatgtgtatgtacactatgtgtgtgtgtatgtgtgtgtatgcatgtgtgtgtgtgtgtatgtatgtgtgtatgcatgtttgtttgtgcatgtgtgtgtatgcgtgtatgtgtgtatgtgtgtctgtatgagtttgtgtgtgtgtgtgtgtatgcatgtgtatgtatgtatgtgtgtgtgtgtatgcatgtgtatgtatgtgtgtgtgtgtatgcatgtgtatgtatgtgtgtgtgtgtgtgtatgcatgtgtatgtatgtgtgtgtgtatgtgtgtgtgtgtgtatatgcatgtgtatgtatgtgtgtgtgtgtgtgtgtgtgtgtgtgtatgcatgtgtatgtatatatgtgtgtatgtatgcgtgcatgtttgtttgtgcatgtgtgtgtatgcgtgtgtgtgtgtatgtgtgtctgtatgagtttgtgtgtatatatgtctgtgtatgtgtgtgtgtgtgtgtatgcatgtgtatatatgtgtgtatgtatgcgtgtgtgtgtgtatgtgtgtctgtatgagtttgtgtgtgtgtgtgtgtatgcatgtgtatgtatgtgtgtgtgtgtgtgtatgcatgtgtatgtatgtgtgtgtgtgtgtgtatgcatgtgtatgtatgtgtgtgtgtgtgtgtatgcatgtgtatgtatgtgtgtgtatatatgtctgtgtatgtgtgtgtgtgtgtgtgtatgcatgtgtatatatgtatgtgtgtgtgtgtatgcatgtgtatgtatgtttgtgcatgtgtgtgtgtatgcatgtgtatgtatgtgtgtgtgtgtgtgtatgcatgtgtatgtatgtgtgtgtgtgtgtatgcatgtgtatgtatgtgtgtgtgtgtgtatgcatgtgtatgtatgtgtgtatgtatgcgtgcatgtttgtttgtgcatgtgtgtgtatgtgtgtgtgtgtgtatgtgtatgtgtgtatgtatgtgtgtgtgtatgcatgtgtatgtacagtatgtgtgtgtgtgtgtgtgtgtatgcatgtgtatgtacactatgtgtgtgtgtatgtgtatgtgtgtgtgtgtgtgtatgcatgtgtatgtatgtgtgtgtgtgtgtatgtatgtgtgtgtgtatgtgtgtgtgtgtgtatatgcatgtgtatgtatgtgtgtgtgcgtgtgtatgtgtgtgtgtgtgtgtgtatatatgtgtgtgtgtgtgtatatgcatgtgtatatatgtgtgtatgtgtgtgtgtatgtgtgtgtgtgtgtatatgtgtgtgtatatgtgtatgtatgtgtgtgtgcgtgtgtgtgtatgtgtgtgtgtgtgtgtgtgtatgtgtgtgtgtgtgtgtgtatatatgtgtgtgtatgtgtgtgtgtgtgtatatgcatgtgtatatatgtgtgtatgtgtgtgtgtatgtgtgtgtgtgtgtgtgtatatgtgtgtgtatgtgtgtgtgtgtgtatatgcatgtgtatatgtgtgtgtatgtgtgtgtgtatgtgtgtgtgtgtgtgtatatgcatgtgtatgtatgtgtgtgtgtgtatgtgtgtgtgtgtatatatgtgtgtgtgtgtgtgtatatgcatgtgtatatatgtgtgtatgtgtgtgtgtatgtgtgtgtgtgtatatgtgtgtgtatatgtgtgtgtatgtgtgtgtgtatgtgtgtgtgtgtatatgtgtgtgtatatgtgtgtgtatatgtgtgtgtatgcatatgtgtATTTTGAACGGTTTAGGTAGAACATAacttttagagaaaaaaaaaagttccagcTCCAAAAGTCTCAGTTTATGAAGATGAAATCTTTAAGAGTTCAAATAATCCTGAGGGAATATCTGTGAACTGAAGCCACTGAAGGTGGAAAAGGAAGAACATGAGCATCAGGTCAGAAGAAGCAAACATGTTAAGGAGCTTTGAAGATAACCTGAAGATTACAGAAGATTCTCCTCCTG harbors:
- the LOC131363825 gene encoding pre-mRNA splicing regulator USH1G-like, whose product is MNDRYHRAARDGHVTLLKEATRKELNAEDDDGMTPVLWAAHHGNLEALRVMLGRGGEPDKCDLWGNSPLHLAAASGHLDCLSFLVSFGANVWCLDNDYHTPLDVAAVRGHMDLVRYLDSVAARQSSLNPKLVRKLKERAFRNAEQRIKRCTELQQENQRHMEKKFLKETMDSGASGSLRFSSNGRKNIPQFNTVNSRVTYTQVTLNSTAKGRKKILKCLEKSKQADGTFKVSEDGRKSVRSLSGLQLGNDVMFLKQETYTNPRRRLHVRNMFPPNPNDNHDDDDGPDVAVVSHAVSDPGLYNDHRQDSLFSRPGLGTLVFRRNYGDDGDEVNLYCEESEESLWRERNIHFRESVCLRTPSLEQDTISSCLQNRRLKDFRWYGDNDDDDDDDDDDEEYDELQPCSSPLEVFLVSQGLGEFLPLFLKERMDLEALMLCSEPNLAIINVPLGPRKKLLEACSRRTHTLQRGRPMCDSQL